TCTGAGAAAGTTACCAGCATGGTAGTATGTCTGTGTATTAACCTCTCATACGCTCACAAACATCCTCTATCTAGTCTCGTGAGGGAATTCCTAGCCATGGAGTTTTGGCTACAAGgttaaattgtatttcatagTAAATAAATACTTTGACATAATCATATATTGTGGTATATTAACAGTGGTTACAGTGTATAcacctatatacaggtaagttaatGTTTAATGTCTCATCTGATTTATATGTTAATGGAACCACACATCTGTCCACTTTTACTGTTCAGATGAGGCAAACCATGGCTGTTAAAAAttgaatcaaatattttaacatatatatctggaattaaatatatatacatgtatatgtggaattaaatatatatacatgtatatgtgtgtgtcaCTATTAGTAGTTACCACAGTCAGCTAGTGGTACCAGTATCCGTTACCAGGGTAACTTAGCGCTAccagttaccatggtaacttaGTGCTAGCAATTTCAGCTACCAGTTtcagttaccatggtaactaaGTGTTACCAGTAtcagttaccatggtaacttaGTGTTAGCAGTatctgttaccatggtaatttAGTGTTACCAGTAtcagttaccatggtaacttaGTGCTAGCAGTatctgttaccatggtaacttaGTGTTACCAGTATCAGTTACCAAGATAACTTTGTTACCAGTAtcagttaccatggtaacttaGTGCTAGCAGTAtcagttaccatggtaacttaGTGATAGCAGTATCAGCTACCATGGTAACTTAGTGATAGCAGTATCAGCTACCATGGTAACTTAGTGATAGCAGTATCAGCTACCATGGTAACTTAGTGATAGCAGTAtcagttaccatggtaacttaATATTTATGGCAGTGAATCAGAAAGAAGATTTCCAGTTTTCTCTCTCTTATCAAGATTCTGTAGTGATAGTTGTCAACATGTTGTCTACTTGATGTGGGTTCTGACTCATGTTTCAAagagaatgtcattttaatttcatttatgcTAACATTCAAAGGTCACTCAGCAAAAAATGAggatgtagattatatatatctgtcaatTATTCCAAGGAGAATAGGGATGtagacatatgtatatatctgtcaatCATTCCAAGGAGGATGTAGATATCGAGGATTTACTCCTGATGCTATGTGATTGTCTTATAAAATTTCCACACATACACAAAATTTCACATTTGAACATTTCAGCACACAAGTTGATGCTATGGACTGGcattttcaatttatataacacaatgCTGAGTAATAAGAGAGAATTAAGAAGATCTACATTAGTTAACTAAATCTGTATTTCACCTTATACCATACAGTATAACGCAAGATACACTTCTAAAATCAAAACTTAATCACATTTGTAACAGAACaatttgaatatataattaattttcaaataatctGGAATATTGTAGAGCGAGCAGACTCTTTTCTGTTCTTCCATACACACGATCAGTAATTTAAGAAATCTCCAAGGGAGAGAACTAGTGATTGTTTAGTTCTCTGTCGCGACTATAGATTGTTAGTAACTGTATAATTATGATGTGTGGTTCGATCCTTCCTCAGGCCCAACTGGAAAGCGTTGTTGCCCGATCCACGAATTCCCTCTCACATAGATCACACACCAGAAATAGTCCCAGCACAACAATGGTGCATTTGATAATAAGGAAGTGACCTATGACCCCTAGATCACTGAGACTGGATACGGTTTTGGAGAAATCCTTTCAGTTCCTTCCTCAGGTCATCCTGCTTCTTATCAGCGATCAGGTCTACCGATCGTAGTCCATTCACAATGTCCCGGGTCTTACCGaagtatatttcatttaatgtgTATCTAATTTTGTTCTCcatttcctaaaaaaaaaaaaggaaaaagtaaaAGTTTCTGTTAATGAAagtgtacaatgatataaccTTGGGAATACAGAAGAAAAATTATCAAGATCTGTTAAGTCTTCGTTTACATATCATACAACAGGGACACATTTTCAAACTTTCATTTTCAAGATGGAGAGAAAGAATGGGAATGGATGTAGAAAGAGAAAGGGAGAAAAAGATAAAGAAAGAGTGACAGAAACAGGGTACATAGAGAGGATGAGTACAAAAGATGCACAGAAGGAAGTAGGAAGAGTAGGAGGTATTGAGGATGAGAATACAGGTTACCCACCTCCACCATTCGgccaatgttgtatatatgagGAGTGTTTTCCCCGACTGAACAATCTTGCTCAATCTGACGTGTGAGACTGCCGCCGAGGTTCATCACTCCTGAACTTTCCTTGGACGTCTGGAGCCACAACATTGCTGTAgatgtaagtttgtactgggCACTACGCCCACTGGATCTCtcctgtaaaacaaacaaaccttaaTACACTAAACAATGAACTTAATACACTAAACAATGAACTTAATACACTAAACAATGAACTTAATACACTAAACAATAAACTTAATACACTAAAcaataaactttattttctatGTCTATTGAACCTGATTAGAATTTGTATTGAACATTTGTATCCAGTACAGACTTATCTAGTACCACCCATCACCTGTAATGGATGTGGACGACATTAGGGGACTACTAGTGGTCAGTTAGCCAGTTTTTGAAAGAAGAACGTTTGTGCTATATTTCTCCctaaatgaaaaacaaatgtcCTAACCTTGATAAGAAACTAAATTCTAGACTGCTTTCTGAGGTTTTTTTTGCGGGGCACCAAATATATAATAGaatttttgtttcaaatccTCATAGGGATGGCAGTGTATGACTGGTCCCCCTAATTATATGTATTTGTCAGAATGTACTAAACAATCCGGCTGATATCATACCTGGACCTCTATAACATGAAGGGAATCCCAGCAGCCTTTTATGTTTCTGGACCCATCACCAGCTTTTTTAATGAGTATAGCACCAGCAAATCCGTGATCAAGGTCCCAAAGGTAGACAGACGACACGCCGCCCTCAAAATACCTGTAACACACAGAAACAAATCCTAAATCTCATAACACAGTAGACAGACGACACGCCCTCCTCAAACTACCTGTAACAAAGTCCTAATTCTCGTAACACAGTACACAGACGACACGCCCTCCTCAAACTACCTGTAACATAGTCCTAATTCTCGTAACACAGTACACAGACGACACGCCCTCCTCAAACTACCTGTAACATAGTCCTAATTCTCGTAACACAGTACACAGACGACACGCCCTCCTCAAACTACCTGTAACATAGTCCTAATTCTCGTAACACAGTACACAGACGACACGCCCTCCTCAAACTACCTGTAACATAGTCCTAATTCTCGTAACACAGTACACAGACGACACGCCCTCCTCAAACTACCTGTAACATAGTCCTAATTCTCGTAACACAGTAGACAGACGACACGCCCTCCTCAAACTACCTGTAACATAGTCCTAATTCTCGTAACACAGTAGACAGACGACACGCCATCCTCAAACTACCTGTAACATAGTCCTAATTCTCGTAACACAGTACACAGACGACACGCCCTCCTCAAACTACCTGTAACATAGTCCTAATTCTCGTAACACAGTACACAGACGACACGCCCTCCTCAAACTACCTGTAACATAGTCCTAATTCTCGTAACACAGTAGACAGAGGACATGTCACCTTCAAACTACCTGTAACATAGTCCTAATTCTCGTTACACAGTAGACAGAGGACATGTCACCTTCAaactacctgttatatacagaacCAGCACTTTATTCTCATTCACTGTAATACCAAGTTGATAAATCACAAAAATTATACATAATGTTATCCcgatattataatgttatcccgatattataatgttatctcgatattataatgttatctCGATATTATAAAGTTATcttgatattgaaataatacaATAACACCAGACTTCCCATTCAGTTGTATTGTATCCAGAATTGACcaaagaaaattgaaatatgtcAAGTGTTTTAACTTAATACTAAGATGCAGTAGTAACAACAAAGATCAACTAGATCTATACCAAGTTATATAATAATAGAAATAATGAACATCTTATTTTTATCTTAATATGAAGAAGAGGTTAAAtatgttaaatacatatattgctttaaaaaacatcaatgagtgtttTTCTGTCTTCTgtgatttttttatgataaactATGAATCTTTATAACAAGTTTAACATTTCAAAGAACAAACATCTCGTATATCCtacatttctctatattggTCGAATGCGTTATTAGCATCAATTTCTAACTTCCGTAGTTTGTCTGACGGCATGGTTCCATCCTCGAGTGGAGGATCATAAGAGTTACTCCAGGGAGACCTAAAAAGAGAGAATCAAAGATATCAGAACAGCCATTATAAACTTTTCCCTTAAACAAATCAAGTTTAATTTATTGAGTAAGATTTAATACACCAGACGATTTATCACAATGGTAAGGATCCTACCAAACAATGACCACCAAAAACAATGACATCTACATcgacagctatggtcattttgataatttccaCATCAATGTTCatttaatataattatgatactGTAATACAATATAGAGCTGGTCGTACAATGATTATTACCTGTACGAGTCTCCATCTCGGTTATAGTCACACAAGAGGTAGTCTTTGCC
This genomic stretch from Pecten maximus chromosome 16, xPecMax1.1, whole genome shotgun sequence harbors:
- the LOC117345192 gene encoding F-actin-capping protein subunit beta-like → MTDQQLDCALDLMRRLPPQQIEKNLTDLIDLVPNLCEDLLSSVDQPLKIARDKTVGKDYLLCDYNRDGDSYRSPWSNSYDPPLEDGTMPSDKLRKLEIDANNAFDQYREMYFEGGVSSVYLWDLDHGFAGAILIKKAGDGSRNIKGCWDSLHVIEVQERSSGRSAQYKLTSTAMLWLQTSKESSGVMNLGGSLTRQIEQDCSVGENTPHIYNIGRMVEEMENKIRYTLNEIYFGKTRDIVNGLRSVDLIADKKQDDLRKELKGFLQNRIQSQ